A stretch of DNA from Catenulispora acidiphila DSM 44928:
CCCTCATCGCAAGCCTCTGACTCAATGTTCTCCCAGCGATGACCCAGCGCTAACCCAGCGCTGACTACTCACCACTGACGCATCACCCCAAGCCGCCCGGCGCTCCCCAGGGAGCCCGGGCGGCTTTCGTGTGCCCGTGCCCTCTGGACAAGCCGAACTCCCGAGAGTAGAAAACAATCCACATCTCTCCGCGACTCTCCGCAAGGGATCATGTGGTTTCAACCGGCGACCCCCCCCACGCCCGAGAGGACCCCGATGCCCCACCTGGATCGCCCCTTCACCCGCCGCACCGCGCTGCGCGCCGGCCTCGGCGCCACCGCCGCGGCCGGCCTCGGCATCCTGCCCCAGCTCGCCGCGCCGTCCTCGGCGTCCGCCGCCGACGGCTCCGTCGACCTGTCGTTCATCATCGACTGCGCCGGCTGGGACGCCCGCCCCTCGTCCTCCCCGGTCCTGATGCTGGCCGGCACGACCCGCAAGATCATCGTCCACCACACGGAGTTCCCGAACGTCACGGACTACTCCCGCGCCCAGGCCGTCCACCTGGCCCAAGAGATCCAGAACCTGCACATGGACAAGAACGGCTGGATCGACACCGGTCAACACTTCACGGTCAGCCGCGGCGGCTATGTCCTGGAAGGCCGCCACCGCAGCCTGGAAGCCCTGACCGCCGGCACGAAGCAGGTCCAGGGCGCGCACTGCATAGGCGAGAACTCCCAGGGCATCGGCATCGAGAACGAGGGCACGTACTACACCGAGACCCCGCCGCCGGTGCAGTTCCAGTCGCTGACCAAGCTGTGCGTCGACATCTGCCGCCAGTACGGAATCGGCGCGCACGACATCTTCGGGCACTGGGACTACAACGAGACCGACTGCCCCGGCGTCGCCTTCTACCGCGAGTTCCCCACCCTGCGCCGCGCCGTCGCGCACGGCATCGGTCAGCACACCTTCCCGGACCGCACCTGGCCGGACATCTACGACTCCAACGCCGGTCCGGTGGTGCGCGTCGTGCAGTGGCTGCTGTTGAATCAGGGCTACACGGTGCCCACCAGCGGCGTGTTCGACGCGACGACCGTCGCCGCGGTCCAGGATCTGCAGGGTGCGATCGGCGCCATCGTGGCCTCCGACGGCACCGTCACCGACCCCACCTGGGAGGCCCTCGGCGTCCCGATCCGGCAGGGCGACAGCGGCAACGCGGTCCAGGCGCTGCAGTACATCCTGATCAACAAGGGCGCGGCGCTGACCCAGAGCGGCGACTTCGACCACGACACCCACAAGGCGGTGCAGGACATGCAGCGCCTGCACGGCCTGGAGCCCACCGGCAAGGTCGACACCGAGACGTGGTGTGCGACGGCCGGCGGCATCGTCGCGCACGAGTTCGGGTAGGCGGGCGGTTCGGGTGACCGTTCCGACGGGGGTTCAGGCGAGGGTTCAGGCGAGGCCGATGGTCAGCTCGGACTGACTTCCTCGTCATCCCACAGCGCGGGTTGGATTTCGGCCGCCGGCGCTGTGGGCTTTGCCGTGTTCCGGAAGCTGCCGCCCTGGCCGCCGCCCCCACCGTCACCTGACGCCTTCGGACGGACCAACCCATACGCCTTCGCGTATTCGCGCACTGCCGAGGTGATCCGGTCCTGATACCACGAAGGCGCATAGGAACCGTTGCGGTAGAGCGCGCGGTAGCGGGGGACCAGGCGCGGATAGGTCGCTTGCAGCCACTCGTAGTACCACTCGCGCGCACCGCTGCGTAAGTGCAGCACGATCGGCGTCACCGAGCGCGCCCCGGCGTCGGCGATCGCCGCGACCGTCCGCCGCAGCTGCTCCGGCGAATCGGTGAGGAACGGCAGGATCGGCGCCATCAGCACCGAGCAGCCGAGCCCGGCGTCGGCGAGCGTGCGGACGGCGTCCAGGCGCCGCGCCGGACTCGGCGTCCCCGGCTCCACGGTCCGCCACACGCTCTCGTCGATCGACCCGATGGACATCGCCAGACTCACCGGCACATCCCGCGCGGCAGCTTCGAGCAACGGAAGATCGCGCAACATCAGCGTGCCCTTGGTCAGAATCGAGAACGGAGTCCCGGACTCAGCCAGCGCCCCGATGATCCCCGGCATCAACCGGTAGCGCCCCTCGGCCCGCTGATAGCAGTCGACATTGGTCCCCATCGCCACCGACTCATGCCGCCACGACGGCCGCGCCAACTCCCGCCGCACCACCTCCGGCGCGTTCACCTTGACCACGATCCGCGTGTCGAAATCCAGCCCGGCATCAAAGTCCAGGTACGTATGCGTCTGCCGCGCGAAGCAATACACGCACCGATGCCCGCACCCCCGATACGGATTGATCGTCCACCCGAACATCGGCGACGCCCCCGGCACCTTGTTCAGCACCGACTTGGCCCGCACCTCATAGAACGTCGCACCCCGAAACCCCGGCGTGTCAAACGTCCGCACGACGGTATCCGACGCCGCAAAGAGCCCCGCCTGCACCACCCCGGAGCCAGCCTCAGCCCCCTCCGCATCCCCCGCATCGGTGTTTCCGCTGATCAGCTGCCCGGACCATCTCATGCAGGCCACTATAGAACATAGGTTCGAAAGATCGAAGTGCCCGCGCGGCAGCCCTCAATCCCGGGACGACGCAGCACGCCGTCCCGGGACTCCGGCGTGCTGCCTCACGCCAGGTCGTAGGTCATCGAGGTCAGAGAGGTCAGAGAGGTCAGAGAGGCCATGGCAGCGCTCACGACCCTGCGACCGCCATCACCGGGCCGACCTCGACGCCGCCGCCGACGCGCAGCACCGGGCAGTCCTTGGCCAGCGCCAGCGCGGCGTCCAGGTCCTCGGCGGCCACGATCGAGTAGGCGACGAAGCGGGAGCCGGCGCCGCCGATCTCGCCGAGGACGGCGTGCTCGGTCACCGCGTGGCCGATGTTCACCAGTGCCGGGCCGAGCTCGCCGAACCACGCCTGCCACTCGGCGGGCGTCTCGGCGTTGGGCGCGTAGTCGGCGGGCACGCGAAAGGAGAAAACGTAGTCGGTCATGATCAGGTCCTGTTCTGAATGCGGGGCGCGCCCTGGATCGGGATCGCCTCCAACCGGGTAGACGCCGCGGCTCGCGCCGATTGGGCGCCGCGGCACCGCCCAATTCGCGGACCCCGCGGCGTCGGTATCCATGAGCGAGCCGAACGTGCCTCGCGGAAGGAAGAAAGGCGAGGATGCATGCCGATGGAGACGGACACCGAGACGGGCACCGTGACGCACACCGAGTCAGACGCCGTGACCGACCCGGCGGACTTGATCGCCCGCGCCCGGGCCGGCGACCACCACGCGTTCCGCGACCTGGTCCAGGGCCACTCCCACGAGTTGCAAGTGCACTGCTACCGCATCCTGGGATCCCTGCAGGACGCCGAGGACGCACTCCAGGAGACCCTCGTGTCCGCCTGGCGTAATCTCGGCGCGTTCGGCGAGCGGTCCTCGCTGCGGACCTGGCTGTATCAGATCGCGACCAACCGCTGCCTGAGCATGCTGCGCGCCGACAGCCGGCGCCCCCGCACCGCGCATCCGCACCCTGAGGCCGCCCTACCCGAGCCCACCGGCGCCGGCGACGCCCCGCCCTGGCTGGAGCCCTACCCCGACGTGCTGCTCGACCATCTCGTCGACCGGCGCCCCGGACCGGAGGCCCGCTATGAGACCACCGAGGCCATCTCCCTGGCCTTCATCACAGCCCTGCAGCTACTGCCTCCGCGCCAGCGCGCCGCGCTCGTACTCCGCGACGTCCTGGGCTACCGCGCCGCCGAGGTCGCGCAGATGCTGGACTCCACGCAGGAATCGGTGAGCAGCGCCCTGAAACGCGCTCGCGCGACGGTCGACAACCACCTCAACCACCTCGCCGAATCCGGCGGCAGCAGCAGCGGCGCCACCATCACCGCCAGCCCCGGCGCCCGCAGACCCGCCGCCGAACACCGCCTCGTCGCCCGCTTCACCGACGCCATGGAACGCGCCGACCTGGACGCCCTGATCGACCTGCTCGTCACCGACGTGAAGCTCTCCATGCCCCCCGCCCTGATCGAGTTCCGCGGCATCGAGACGGCGCACCGCATCTTCGTCGCCACCGTCTTCCGCCCCGGTCGCAGCTACCGGGTGGTCCCCACGCACGCCAACGGCCAGCCCGCCTTCGGCCTGTACCTGGCCGATGGGCACGCCGGCGTCCACCGCGCGCACTGCTTCCTGGTCCTCACCACCGCCGGCGACCAGATCACCGCCATCACCAGCTTCACCACCGACGTCATGGCGCGCTTCGGAATGCCCCGAACCTTCCCCGAGCCAGATTGAAATCAGAGCCCTACTGCCCGGTCCCGGTGGCCTTCCCCTGCGCCGCCGTCAGATGCGCGAACACCACCACGTTCCCCATGTACGCGTAGTGCTTCTTGTCGAACCCCGCGCCGCAGGTGATGACGCGCAACTCGGCGCGCGCGGCGTCGCCGTACACCTTGTCGCTGGGGAACGCCCGGGAGTCGTAAGCCTCGACGGCGTCGACCGTGAACACCGCGGTCATGCCGTCGGAGCGGTCGACGTCCACCTCCGCGCCCTTCTTCAGCGCGCCCAGGTTGTAGAACACCGCCGGGCCCCGCTTGTTGTCGACGTGTCCTGCGATGACCGCCGTGCCGACCTCGCCGGGCGACGCGCCGTCGCCGTACCAGCCCGCGAGGTTGCGGCTCTGCTCCGGCGGAGCGCCCAGGCGGCCGCTGGAGTCCAGGGCCAGGCGCGTCAGCGGCGCGTTGACGTTGATCGCCGGGATGCGGACCCGGGTCGGGGTGGCCGGTCCGAGCATCGGCGGCATGTCGACCGGCTGGAGCTTGCTGACGTCGAAGGCCGGTCCGGCTGCCGTGGCCGCCGCGGCCGGAGCCGGGTTCGCCGCGTTGCCGAACCCCTGCGAGGCCGCCGGCTGCGGCGGCGGGGTCGGCGTGCGCAGGCTGTCGGCGACCAGCACGACGCCGACACACAGTCCGAGCGAGACCAGCGAGGCCGTCACCACGCCGCGCGCCGAGATCCCGAGCCGGGTGTCGTCCGCGTCCTTCATGGACCATCCTTCGCAGAGGTCTGGCAGGGGGTTCTCACCACCGGGGAAAAGCAAAACCCTGGTCCCAGCGCGCCCCGAGACAAGGGCACGGGGCGCGCTCGACCAGGAGGAGTGCCGCGAGCGGCACAGTCGCCGACGCCCGGCAGCGCCGGGCGCAGCCTCAGCTCTCGCTGCCGGAGCGACGGCGGCGCAGCGCCAGCGCGCCGGCGCCGGCCGCGCCCAGGATCCCCACGCCGCCGGCCATCTCGCCGCCGCTGACGCCCTGGCTGGTGCTGCCCACACCGGTGTGCATCGCGCCGCGCGGGTGCATGTGCATGCGGCGGTGGTGGTCCTCCATGCCCTTGCAGCTCTGCACGGCGTTCCACACCGCGGTCTTCGCCGCCGCCATCAGGTCGGTGACGTTCTTCTCCTCGGCGGTGCCGGGGTGGCCGCCGTCGGCGATCTGCTTCTTCAGGTCCGCGGCGGCGGCGTCGTAGGCGTGGCGCGCCTTCTCCGCGGTGGCGATCGCGGAGTGGCAGGTGTTCTTGGCCTGCGGCGCGGTCGCGGCGTGTGCCACCGGCGCGGAGAGCACGAAGCCCGCGGTCAGCACGGCGGCGGCGGTCACGGTGGTCTTGATCGAGCGCATCTGTCAGCCCTTTCGGCCACGGGCGGCGGCGCCTGGTGCGCCGCTGCGGGATCCCCGTGTCACGAAAGGGGCAATAGCCGCAAGCGGTGCAGATGATGCGCGAAGTCTGATGATCGAACTCGTGGACACCCACCTCCAGGGCCCGGAAAACCCCAGGTCAGCAAGGGGTTTCAGGTGATCTTAAGGTTCGCTGATTCCGAGAGCCGAACGGGTGAGGGCTCTGCGTCGGCACCATCAGAGTTCTGTCGACAGGGAGAAGCAGGGAATTGCCGAGGAGCGCCACGCCTTCGAACCAGAGTCGCGCCGATCGCCCGAAGACCGGCGCGGATGATCATCGAGAAAGGGGTGGGCCATGGCCACGACGGTCGTCTTCCACGAGTACGGCGGTCCCGAAGTCCTGCGGCTGGTCGACGTGCCGGTCGGCGAACCGGGCCCGGGGGAGATCCGCGTCCGCGTCCAGGCGATCGGGCTGAACCGCGCCGAGTCACTGTTCCGCGCCGGGATCTACATCGAGCAGGCGCGCAGCTTTCCCGCGCGGCTCGGCGGCGAGTGCGCCGGCGTCGTCGAGGCCGTCGGACCCGGCGTGACCGGCTTCGCGCCGGGCGAGGAGATCAGCACCGTGCCGCAGTTCTCCTACAACGACTACGCCGTCTACGCCGAGCAGGCGATCGTGCCGGTCTCAGCCGTCGTACACCGCCCGCACGGGCTCGACGCCGTCGGCGCCGCCGCGGTCTGGATGCCCTACCTCACCGCCTACAGCGCCCTGGCCGACACCGTCGGCGCGCGCCCCGGCGACACCGTCGCCCTGAACGCCGCCTCCAGCAGCGCCGGCCTGGCCCTCATCGACGTCGCCAACCACCTCGGCCTGCGCCCGATCGCCCTGACCCGGACCGCCGAGAAGAAGGACGCGCTGCTCAAGCACGGCGCCGCCGAGGTCGTCGTCACCGACCACGAGAACCAGCTGGACCGGCTCCTGCGCGCCACCGGCGGCCGCGGCGTGGAGCTGGTGATGGACGCGGTCGCCGGTCCCGGCGTCACGGACCTGGCACGCGCCGTCGCCCCCGGCGGCACGCTGCTCGTCTACGGCGGGCTCAGCGGACAGCCGACGCCCTACCCGGGCCTGACCCTCGGGCTGCCCGCGCTGAACATGCGCAGCTTCACCGTCCTGGAGACCACGCGCGATCCCGAACGCCTGCGGCGCGCCGTGGCGTTCGTGGCCGCCGGGGTGCGCTCCGGCGCGTTCCGCCCGGTCGTCGACCGCACCCTGGACCTGGCCGACATCGCCGAGGCCCATTGGTACCTGGAGTCCAACGCACAGGTCGGGAAGATCGTGGTCACCGTCGGCGGATAATCTCAGAGGCATGATCGATATGACCAAGGTCCTGACGGACACCCCGGGGGCGGCGAAGCGGGTCTTCCTGAACAGCGCCGGCAGCTCGCTCATGCCCACGCCGGTCCTGGAGGAGGTGCTCGGCCACCTGCGCCGCGAGACCGAGATCGGCGGCTACGAGGCCGCCGACGAACGCGAGGCCGACCTCGAGGCCGGCTACGGCGTGTTCGCCGAACTGCTCGGCTGCCGCCCCGACCAGGTCGCCTTCACCGACAGCGCGACCCGCTCCTGGCTGGCCGCCCTGGACGCGGTCCCGCTGGGCGCCGGCGACCGCGTCCTGGTCGGCGAGGTCGAATACGGCGGCAACGCCATCGCGCTGCTGATGCGCGCCCAGGCCGTCGGCGCCTCGGTCGAGGTCGTGCCCAGCGATGCCGACGGCACGTTCGCCGCCGACGCCCTGGCCGCGATGCTCGACGAGCGCGTGAAGCTGGTCTCGGTCGTGCAGGTCCCGACCAACGGCGGCGTGGTCGCCGACGTGCGCCGCATCAGCGACGCCGTGCACGCCGCCACCGGCGCCCTGGTCCTGCTCGACGCCTGCCAGGCGGTCGGCCAGCTGGCCGTGGACGCCGAGGCCCTGGACGCCGACATCCTCACCGGCACCGGCCGCAAGTGGCTGCGCGCCCCCCGAGGCACCGGCTTCCTGGTCGTGCGCGACCGCGCGAAGGCGATCCTGCGGCCCGCACTCGCCGACCTGCAAGGCGGCACCTGGACCGGCGCCGACCGCTACCTCCTGCGCGACGACGCGCGGGTGTACGAGCTCTGGGAGTGCGACAACGCCGGCCGCCTCGGCCTGACCGCCGCCGCACGCTACCTGCTGGACCTCGGCCTCGACGCGGTGGAGCAGGAAGTCACCCGCCGCGCCGAGTACCTGCGCACGGCCCTGGCCGCGATCCCCGGCGTCACAGTCCGCGACCTGGGCGCGCGCAAAAGCGGCCTGGTCACCTTCGACGTCGCGGGGCTCGCCGCCGGCGAGGTCCAGGCGGCGCTCGCGCGCCAGGACATCGCGGTCAGCATCACCCGCCGGTCCTCGACCTTCCACGACATGGCGCGCCGCGGACTGACCGAGCTGGTGCGCGCCTCGCCGCACTACTTCGTGACCGAGCCGCAGCTCGACGCGGCCGCCGAGGCGGTCGCCGAGCTGGCCCGGGCGGCGGGCGCGCGGTCCTGAGCCCAGGGTTCTGAGCTTGCCGTGATCGCGGCAAGCTCAGAACACCCGGTCCGGATCAGGAAACCATCACGTCCGTCGTCCACTGCTTCTCGTCGGGACCGAGCAGGGTGACCATCTTCAGCAGACCCTTCAGCCCGCCGACCTCGGCGAGTCCCCGGGAGCCGCTCCCGCCTTGCACGCAGACGTCCAATCCCCCCGATGTCGCGCACTCGGTGCCCTTGGCGACCGGTGCCGTCTTCTCCGACAGCGTGCCGTGCAGACCGACCTCGAGCGAGGTGGGGTTCGGGCCGCTGTAGTCGAAGATCAGCAGGACGCTCCACGTTCCCGGTGCTCCCAGCCCGGCCATGCTGGGGCGCCACAGAAACCCCGTTTCGGGCTTGAAGCCGTCGGGAAGTCCCGTGATGCGCAGGGGCAACGGGATCTGTGCCGGAGCGTCCGTCACCTCCGTCGCCATGTGGACGAGGTCCTGCTGCCATTGCGCTGACGCCGGGACGGAGGTCGGCGCGGCGTGGCCGGGCGGGGACACGGTCACAGTCCCAGGCGCGCCGCTGATCTTGGTGAAGCTGTACACGCCGCCCCAGTTGACGCTCCACGCCATCTCGGCCCAGCGGCCGTCCTTGGCCGGGAACCGCAGCTGGAAATCACCCATGAGCCCGCCGCCCTCGGATTGGGTGACCCAGTACGCCTTGCGCCCGTCGTCCAGGTGCACCGGGATCGAGCGCTCATTGCCGTTCAGTGTGCTGAGACCGTCGTCGGAAAGCAGCATGAGATCGACGCGCGGAGCTCCGTCCGGGGTCTTGTTCCCCTCGGCGACCGCCTCGGTGCCGACGCCGCCGGCCGTGGAGATGTAGCTCACGTTCGGCAGCGACGCGGGCAGCCACCCGAAGTCGACCCTCTTGGCCAGCGGATCGGCGCCGATGCCGGCGGCGGGCCTGGCCGGCAGCGGCGCCCCCGGCGCGAACGCCGCCACGATGCCGAAGACCGCCGCCACCGCGAGCGTCCCGGTGCCGCCGACCGCCGTGGTCCGCCGGGCCAAAACCCGGCGGCGTCCGGCGGCGGCGGTCCGCACTGGGTCGAACGGGCTCGCCGGCGCCGGTCCCTCGGTCAGGTCCGCCAGCCGCGAGCGCAGGCCGCTGAAGTCGTTCTCGGTGCTCACAGTCCATGCCCTTCCGTGGTGTCGGCACCCGCTGATTCCAACCTGACCCGCAGCGATCGCAGGCCTCTGAAGGTCTGGCTCTTGACGTTGCCGGCCGAGCAGCCGAGGATCTCAGCGGTCTGATCCACCGACAGGTCGCAGTAGTAGCGCAGCACCACCGCCGCGCTGCCTCGGCGGCAGCGCGGCGAGCGCGGTGCGCAGGTCCAGCGCCGCGTCCAGGTCCAGCGCGGTGGGGGAGCGGGCGTCGGCCAGCACCTCCGGGTCCGGCTCGCGGCCGTGGCTGACGACGCGCTGCCACCAGGGTCCGCGCTGCTCGGCCAGGAACATGTTGATCAGCGTCCGCCGCGCGTAGCCGTCGACGTTCTCCACGTGCCCGGCCCGGTGCCACCCGGTGTAGAGCTTGAGCATGCTGGCCTGCACCAGATCGTCGGCCCGATGCCAGTCCCCGCACAGCAGGTACGCCACCTTGCGCAGCCATGGAGCCCGTGCCCTGGCGAATTCAGTGAACTCGGCGTCGCGCGCCAGTTCTCCCACAGCCGTCCACCCCTTCTGATGGCAGCGCCGGAGGACGCTGCCGGTTCACTAATGCGCGGGACGCGGTGCGGGGTTGCATGATGGCGAGGCGCTCTTCACAGCAGTCTTCGCAGCAGTCTTCATAGTCCTCGCGGCGGTTGTACGCTGACGTCTGTGACACACCGAGGAGCGACCGCCGCGAGCCTGCTCGCCGCCGTCGTCACGCTCCTGGCGGTGGTCGGTGGGCAGAACACCGCGGTGCTCGTCGCATCGGCGACCGCCTTGGCGCTGCTCGCTGCCACATTGCGCCGCAGCGCCTTCGCGGTGCTGATGGCGGGGACCACCGTGGCCGCGCAGACTGCCGCCGCCGCGCGTTCCCTGTTGCGCGACACCGCGTATCTGCCGCAACGCGATCCCGACGCGGCCGGCAGGCCTCATCCTCGAGCGCCCGGATCGAACCCCGCGACCGTCTGACCGGCTGTCGGTTCACCGCTGCTGACGCCCTGCGTCGAGGCTTCTAGACTTCTCCGCCGCTGACCCGCCGCCGACTCCGACGGTCCATCTCGCCGATCTCACCCGTCCGCAGATGCCCCGAAGGGTTCCTCCGCCATGCCGTTCTCCTCCCTGCTCACCCCTGCCATCGTCGCGGCGTACCACGCCGTCACCGGGCTGTCCGTCCTGCTCGTCCCCGTGCTCGGCGGGCTCGGACCCGCCGTCGCGATCGTCATGTTCACCGCCGCCGTCCGGCTGTGCCTGCATCCGCTGAACCGCGCGCAGATGAACAGCCAGCTGGCTTCCCAGGAGCAGCGCACCGCACTGGCGCCGGCCGTCCAGAAGCTCCAGCGCAAGTACAAGAAGGACCC
This window harbors:
- a CDS encoding sigma factor-like helix-turn-helix DNA-binding protein, whose protein sequence is MVLRYYCDLSVDQTAEILGCSAGNVKSQTFRGLRSLRVRLESAGADTTEGHGL
- a CDS encoding Rv2578c family radical SAM protein is translated as MRWSGQLISGNTDAGDAEGAEAGSGVVQAGLFAASDTVVRTFDTPGFRGATFYEVRAKSVLNKVPGASPMFGWTINPYRGCGHRCVYCFARQTHTYLDFDAGLDFDTRIVVKVNAPEVVRRELARPSWRHESVAMGTNVDCYQRAEGRYRLMPGIIGALAESGTPFSILTKGTLMLRDLPLLEAAARDVPVSLAMSIGSIDESVWRTVEPGTPSPARRLDAVRTLADAGLGCSVLMAPILPFLTDSPEQLRRTVAAIADAGARSVTPIVLHLRSGAREWYYEWLQATYPRLVPRYRALYRNGSYAPSWYQDRITSAVREYAKAYGLVRPKASGDGGGGGQGGSFRNTAKPTAPAAEIQPALWDDEEVSPS
- a CDS encoding DUF6412 domain-containing protein, with product MTHRGATAASLLAAVVTLLAVVGGQNTAVLVASATALALLAATLRRSAFAVLMAGTTVAAQTAAAARSLLRDTAYLPQRDPDAAGRPHPRAPGSNPATV
- a CDS encoding zinc-dependent alcohol dehydrogenase family protein: MATTVVFHEYGGPEVLRLVDVPVGEPGPGEIRVRVQAIGLNRAESLFRAGIYIEQARSFPARLGGECAGVVEAVGPGVTGFAPGEEISTVPQFSYNDYAVYAEQAIVPVSAVVHRPHGLDAVGAAAVWMPYLTAYSALADTVGARPGDTVALNAASSSAGLALIDVANHLGLRPIALTRTAEKKDALLKHGAAEVVVTDHENQLDRLLRATGGRGVELVMDAVAGPGVTDLARAVAPGGTLLVYGGLSGQPTPYPGLTLGLPALNMRSFTVLETTRDPERLRRAVAFVAAGVRSGAFRPVVDRTLDLADIAEAHWYLESNAQVGKIVVTVGG
- a CDS encoding sigma-70 family RNA polymerase sigma factor, whose product is METDTETGTVTHTESDAVTDPADLIARARAGDHHAFRDLVQGHSHELQVHCYRILGSLQDAEDALQETLVSAWRNLGAFGERSSLRTWLYQIATNRCLSMLRADSRRPRTAHPHPEAALPEPTGAGDAPPWLEPYPDVLLDHLVDRRPGPEARYETTEAISLAFITALQLLPPRQRAALVLRDVLGYRAAEVAQMLDSTQESVSSALKRARATVDNHLNHLAESGGSSSGATITASPGARRPAAEHRLVARFTDAMERADLDALIDLLVTDVKLSMPPALIEFRGIETAHRIFVATVFRPGRSYRVVPTHANGQPAFGLYLADGHAGVHRAHCFLVLTTAGDQITAITSFTTDVMARFGMPRTFPEPD
- a CDS encoding peptidoglycan recognition protein family protein → MPHLDRPFTRRTALRAGLGATAAAGLGILPQLAAPSSASAADGSVDLSFIIDCAGWDARPSSSPVLMLAGTTRKIIVHHTEFPNVTDYSRAQAVHLAQEIQNLHMDKNGWIDTGQHFTVSRGGYVLEGRHRSLEALTAGTKQVQGAHCIGENSQGIGIENEGTYYTETPPPVQFQSLTKLCVDICRQYGIGAHDIFGHWDYNETDCPGVAFYREFPTLRRAVAHGIGQHTFPDRTWPDIYDSNAGPVVRVVQWLLLNQGYTVPTSGVFDATTVAAVQDLQGAIGAIVASDGTVTDPTWEALGVPIRQGDSGNAVQALQYILINKGAALTQSGDFDHDTHKAVQDMQRLHGLEPTGKVDTETWCATAGGIVAHEFG
- a CDS encoding class F sortase, with product MKDADDTRLGISARGVVTASLVSLGLCVGVVLVADSLRTPTPPPQPAASQGFGNAANPAPAAAATAAGPAFDVSKLQPVDMPPMLGPATPTRVRIPAINVNAPLTRLALDSSGRLGAPPEQSRNLAGWYGDGASPGEVGTAVIAGHVDNKRGPAVFYNLGALKKGAEVDVDRSDGMTAVFTVDAVEAYDSRAFPSDKVYGDAARAELRVITCGAGFDKKHYAYMGNVVVFAHLTAAQGKATGTGQ
- a CDS encoding aminotransferase class V-fold PLP-dependent enzyme; amino-acid sequence: MIDMTKVLTDTPGAAKRVFLNSAGSSLMPTPVLEEVLGHLRRETEIGGYEAADEREADLEAGYGVFAELLGCRPDQVAFTDSATRSWLAALDAVPLGAGDRVLVGEVEYGGNAIALLMRAQAVGASVEVVPSDADGTFAADALAAMLDERVKLVSVVQVPTNGGVVADVRRISDAVHAATGALVLLDACQAVGQLAVDAEALDADILTGTGRKWLRAPRGTGFLVVRDRAKAILRPALADLQGGTWTGADRYLLRDDARVYELWECDNAGRLGLTAAARYLLDLGLDAVEQEVTRRAEYLRTALAAIPGVTVRDLGARKSGLVTFDVAGLAAGEVQAALARQDIAVSITRRSSTFHDMARRGLTELVRASPHYFVTEPQLDAAAEAVAELARAAGARS
- a CDS encoding sigma factor, translating into MGELARDAEFTEFARARAPWLRKVAYLLCGDWHRADDLVQASMLKLYTGWHRAGHVENVDGYARRTLINMFLAEQRGPWWQRVVSHGREPDPEVLADARSPTALDLDAALDLRTALAALPPRQRGGGAALLLRPVGGSDR